One Thunnus albacares chromosome 12, fThuAlb1.1, whole genome shotgun sequence genomic region harbors:
- the prkab2 gene encoding 5'-AMP-activated protein kinase subunit beta-2 yields MGNTSDRVSGDRHGSKAHRSDSSGSHKDHDHSSKMVDSTDDPNIFNTHGPESKAVGEKEFTPDLDDLVKTGPQARPTVIRWAGGGKEVYIAGSFNNWNTKIPLNKSHNDFVAILDLPEGEHQYKFFVDGQWVHDPSEPVVTSQLGTINNLIQVKKSDFEVFDALQVDSLECSDTSDLSSSPPGPYGQEQYIFRPEAHFKAPPILPPHLLQVILNKDTNISCDPALLPEPNHVMLNHLYALSIKDGVMVLSATHRYKKKYVTSLLYKPI; encoded by the exons ATGGGCAACACAAGCGACCGGGTGTCTGGAGATCGCCATGGCTCGAAGGCCCACCGCTCAGACAGCAGCGGCAGTCACAAAGACCATGACCACAGCAGTAAGATGGTGGACAGCACAGATGACCCAAACATCTTCAACACCCATGGCCCAGAGTCCAAG GCAGTAGGAGAGAAAGAATTCACCCCAGATCTGGATGACCTGGTGAAAACTGGTCCTCAGGCGCGACCCACTGTCATCCGCTGGGCTGGAGGGGGGAAGGAGGTCTACATAGCTGGTTCCTTTAATAACTGGAACACCAAGATACCACTGAATAAAAG CCATAATGACTTTGTAGCGATCCTGGACTTGCCTGAAGGAGAGCACCAGTACAAGTTTTTTGTAGATGGACAGTGGGTCCATGATCCTTCAGAG CCGGTGGTAACCAGCCAGCTCGGCACCATTAACAACCTGATCCAGGTGAAGAAGTCTGACTTTGAGGTGTTTGATGCGCTGCAGGTCGACTCTCTGGAGTGCTCAGATACATCAG atCTGTCCAGCTCCCCTCCAGGTCCGTACGGACAGGAGCAGTACATCTTCAGACCTGAGGCGCATTTCAAGGCCCCGCCTATACTCCCCCCTCACCTCCTTCAAGTCATACTCAACAAGGACACCAACATATCT TGTGACCCCGCCCTGCTGCCTGAACCCAACCACGTCATGTTAAATCACCTGTACGCCCTCTCAATAAAG GATGGAGTTATGGTGCTGAGCGCGACTCACAGATATAAGAAGAAATACGTCACATCTCTGCTTTACAAGCCTATCTAA